The Tenuifilum thalassicum genome includes the window TGAGGCAAATTCTTATTGGCTAAGGTGTAGTTATCTTCCAAAAGGTCTAGACCTTCGATGTAGTATGTGCTAATTTTCTTCCCCTGATAGTAAACCGCACCCGATTCATCAACATTAAAACCAGGAAGTTTTTCAATAACGTCGCCTACCGAAAAATCGTTTGCACTGGCAAAGGAAGAGACCAAATATGAGATGGTATCGCCTTTTACCCGAATAGGACTATTAGTAACCTTAACCTCATCAATCCTATTTAACTTTGGTTTTAATGTAATTTCAACATTTTTACAGGGAGGACTTACTATCAATGAGGTATCGGCAAACTCCATTGAATGAAATGAAAGAATTGCTTTTCCTTGTACATTTAATTTTGTAAAACAAAATGTTCCATCATCTTGGGAGAAGGTGTACGAAATAATATTCTTTGGATTATGGTAAGGATGTAGTGTTATAGAAACATTCACAGCAGGTTTTCCATTATCATCTAGCACCCTGCCTGAAATAGATACTTGCGGACGACCTATAACCTGGATTGAAGTGAATAAAATTAACAACCAAATATTTTTCATAAAACTAAAAAAGCTCCACAAAATTATTACATTGTTGAACTCTCATAATTGCTCTATACTTTACAGATTCGTCGGAATAAGTAGCCGATTCCAATAAGTTAATAAATGAGGATTTGCTAGCCTCAAACGATTTTATAAACCCTTTTAAATCAGTTTCAATATAGTTTACTTGTTTAAAATAGATATCCTTCTTTGAATTAGTGGCGGCAATCAGTGAAAATGAATGTTCATTTTTAGTATCGTGAATAGAAACAATTAACCCTGGTAAGCCAGAAAACTTATAGGGTCCATCGCTAATAGGTATATCTAGCGTGAACCATGCAATATAGTCGCGCCCTGCATAATGTGTAGTTGCTTTCTTGCATTTATACCCGTTTATCACACTATCGGCATCGGAGCATATATTCCAGCTAAGATTAATATCCTCAACAATTTTATAATACGACGCATTCATATCTTCCTGACAATATGTTGTTAAGCCAAACTCAGGTAAGTTTTTAAATACATAGTATTTTGTAAGTGAATTTGAATTTTTGGAACCCATCAATTGAGGAAAAATCTTACCAAATGCCACCTGTGTTGGTTGATTCTCGTATAATTTCAGAAGAGAATCTATAAACATACGATCCTCGTTACAGAACATGGAACTTTTATCTCCCACAAAAAGAACCATATCTTGAATTACCTTAGAATTGGGATTGTTCCTCTCCTCATTGAAACTATATTGATAGGTAAACTTATATTTAGCTCGATCGACGTAGGTATACTTTTGAGCAATTGCATTTGACACCACAAATAGCACAACCGTAAACATTATCTTTCTCATTACCATTGATTTAATCTTTATAGGTTAGGAATGAAATATGGTGTCCTAGGATTGGAACAAGGACACCATTGTAATTCTATCGGCAAGCCACTTCGGCTATCGCTATTGCCTTACTTAAAATTTCGCTCGTGGTAGTAACACACACAACGCCCTTTACACTTGCTTTTTCACATTTAACTTCGTAGTCAACACAAACTACCTTTTCCTTTTCTTCTGCTGTAGTGTTAAAATCAAATCCTAAAAACAAAAGACTTAACAGCATCAATGATTTTACTAACTTCTTAGTATTCATATATTTCAATTTTTATCCTACTCGTAGGGAATACCCCAGGCTTTTCGGACTCGCCCATTAAAATCATTTGGCGCCAAAAATGATTTTAATTACAGCAAAATAATAATAATAATAATAATAATAATAATAATGTGCAAATAATCTATTAATATATTTTACACATAAAACCGTTTCAAGCTATTTTTACATACATTTGTCTTACCTTTCTCGTGCACTTGCATGATTTAATATAAAGAGTCACAAAAACTAATATAAACAAAAACAAACGGCTTTGAAAGTTCAATTAGATTTACCAAGTTATAAATCAAAAAAGTAGTAAATTTGCTATGGAGATAAATAAGAATCATTACAATTTCAGCCAAATAATATGATAGTTGCACCTTTAACGGATTTTGGAACCTACTTGAAACTCCATCCTCTTTTTGAGCGGGTAGAGCAAGCACTTATAACCCTTGATTTTAGTAACCCGGGCGAAAAAATTTATATTGAAAATGATAAGCTAATAGCAATACCTTCGTTTAACAAGGGGCGTAATACAGGTGAGGCACTTTTGGAATCGCACGACAGGTATATTGATATACAGATATGCCTACAGGGTGAGGAGACGTTTGGGTGGGCCGATAGGCAAACGTGCAGCTCAATTGTAAAACCGTATAACCAAGAAAAGGATATCACCTTTTACAATGATGAACCCTCAACTTATTTCACATTAAAACCAAACCAGTTTGCCATCTTCTTTCCAAACGATTGTCACGCACCGCTTATTGGTAGTGGATTAATAAAAAAAGTTGTTTTTAAAGTGAAAGTAGAAAGTAATCTGCACAATTTTTGATAACGGTTACTAAACCAAACCAGCCGACTATATGAAACGAATAGTACTAAAATTGGTACCACTTACACTACTACTTGCAGTTAGTGCTTGCGCAACTTTACTAAATACTACAAAGCAAAAAGTTGAACTTACATCCAACCCAATAGGTGCTGAGGTATACATAAACGGAGAAAGCACAAATAAAACAACTCCGTGCTCCGTATGGGTAAAGCGAAAAGTAAAGCGAGGTCCCATTAATGCTAAGAATCAGTACATCTACGAATTCAAAAAGGATGGTTATGTACCCTACACCTATACCGATAAGGCAGATATAAGCAGTAAGATATACCTGAATTTATTCTTTAATATTGCAGCAATTCCAGCATTTGGGATTGATTTTATTTCGGGAGGGGCCTACTATTACGACAATGAAGTGGTTGCCCCCTTGCAAAAAGAGACAGGCGGTTATGTTGTGATTCGCGATACAGTTGTAAAAAAGGTTTACGTTAATGCCGATGATGCAAATAGGTATGAGTTCAAAAGATTATCGGATGTAGATATTGATATACCCGATAACGGAATAGAACACCCCTACCGATTTGCACTAATTATTGGGAATGAGGATTACAGCAGCAAGCAAATTGAGTTAAATAGCGAGATAAATGTTGATTATGCCAGAAATGATGCCAGCGCATTTAAGGATTACGCCATTAACGTGCTAGGAATTCCTGAAACGAACATTACCTTTTTGCTAGATGCGACTGTTGGACAGATGAATCAGGCCATTGCCAAAACCAACCTGATAATTAAGAATGCAAAGGGTAAAGCCGAAGTGTTTGTTTACTATGCTGGCCATGGTTTACCCGATGAAGCAACCAGAGAGCCTTATCTAATACCCGTAGATATCAGCGGAAAAAACGCCAAGGAGGGCATTAAACTTGAAACTCTATATGCTAAGCTAACCGAACACCCATCAAAAAGAGTTGTTGTTTTTCTTGATGCCTGCTTTTCGGGCGGTGCACGAAACAAAGGCTTGGTTGCTGCTCGTGGTGTAAAAGTCAGACCTACTGAAACCGTTCTTCAAGGTAATATCGCAACTCTTGCAGCGGCAACCGGCGAACAAACTGCCCTGCCCTACAAGGATAAATACCATGGATTTTTCACTTACTACCTACTTAAAAAGCTAAAAGAAACTAAAGGCAATATAACCTTCAGAGAGCTTGCCAACTATTTGAATGAGGTTGTTCCACTTCAATCGGTGCTACTTAACGATAAGGAGCAAACCCCTACACTCAGAATGGGAGTTAACCAAACCGAGGATATTGAAAATTGGATTTTAGTTAAATCCAACTAAAAATGGTACGACATTTGAGTACATCGAGCTCAAAAACTTATCTATTAAAAAATGAAACATAGATGCTATTCTCTATTCATTCTGCTGTTTTTCTCTAATTTACTATTTGCTCAAGAAAAGTATAGCATTTTTGGCTACATAAAAGATGCTAGCACTGGAGAAGTGCTAATAGGAGCAACCGTCATAGCAAAAGATTTAAATGTTGGCACAGCGACTAATAGCTATGGATATTACAACCTTTCACTACCCAAAGGGGAACACACCATTGCTTTCGGATATTTAGGATATGAAACCATTGAACGAACAGTTACGCTGAACAAAAACTCAAGAATCGACATCGAACTTAAGCCCGAATCGCAGGAGATAAAAGAGGTTGTTGTAACCCGTGAAAAAGGCAACACTAATGTTAGGCGTGCCGAGATGAGCCTGGTAAAGCTTGAGATGAAAAATATTCGTCAAATGCCTGCCCTGATGGGTGAGGTTGATGTGATTAAGGCCATTCAGCTGCTTCCGGGTGTTCAAAGCACATCGGAAGGCGGTTCCGGATTTAGCGTCAGAGGCGGCTCTGCCGACCAAAACCTTATCCTACTCGACGAGGCAACTGTATACAACGCATCTCACCTTATGGGTTTCTTTTCTGTTTTTAACAACGATGCCATAAAGGATGTTAAGCTATACAAAGGTGATATTCCTGCTTCGTTTGGAGGTAGACTCTCTTCGGTATTAGATATCAGAATGAAGGAAGGGAACAGCAAGGAGTTTAAAGCAACAGGAGGCATTGGAAGCATCTCTAGCAGACTTACGCTTGAAGGGCCAATTATTAATGAAAAAAGTTCATTTATAATTTCCGGACGGAGAACCTATGTGGATGTTTTTTTCCCTCTTTTCAAGAATGAAGATTTAGATAAAAGCAGCCTTTACTTTTACGACCTAAACGCTAAGGTAAATGCCACCATTAATCCCAATAACAGGATATTCCTTTCTGGTTACTTTGGCAGGGATATGTTTGGACAAGATATTAATGGATTTGGTTTTGGTAATCGAACTTTTTCGGCTAGATGGAACCACATTTTCAAGCATAACCTATTTATGAATTTCACTTTAATATCGAGCAACTACAACTACTTTTTAGAATCAAACACAAACGATGCCAATGCGCTCCGATGGGAATCGAATATGGATGAAACCTGTGCTAAGCTAGACTTCAACTACGCAATAGGACCAAAATATCAGCTCAAATTCGGGGTTGCCAGCTCACATCTCACTTTTATGCCTGGACTGATTAAGGGAACTAGTTCTAATTCTTTTATCCAACGCTGGGAAATACCAAAACAATATGCACTTGAACATGGTGCTTACCTATCGAATGAGTTTGACCTTGGCAAAATTTCGTTCAAGGCTGGAGTTAGACTTTCGGCCTTTCAAAACTTGGGAAAAGGTGAAGGCCTTATCCTTTCACCGGATTATAAAGTTATCGGCAGAATCCAATATCCCAAAAATGAAGTTTATAACACCTACATCAACCCTGAGCCCCGATTGGGATTGGTTTACCGCCTAACCGATAGCAGTTCAATTAAAGCAAGTTACTCGTACACAACACAGTACGTACAACTTGCATCAAACTCTCAGGGGGGCAACCCTTTAGATGTATGGTTCCCTGCATCGCCAAACATAAAGCCTCAAAAAGCCAACCAATGGGCATTAGGGTATTTTAGAAATTTTTTGAACAATAAAATTGAAACTTCGGTAGAAGCATACTATAAGCGTGTGAAAAATTTTGTTGATTTTAAGGACTTTGCCAACTTGCTTCTAAACGATGAGCTAGAGGCCGATATTCGTCAGGGAGAAGCTTACTCCTACGGTTTAGAACTTTTTGCCAGAATTGGATTAGGCAAATGGGATGGTTGGATTAGCTATACCTATGGAAGAACCTTTAGAAAAACACCAGGTGTAAACATGGGCCGAACCTACAGTGCCACATTCGACAAACCCCACAGCGCTACAATTGTGTTTAACTACCAGCTAAATAAGCGAATTACTATTTCAGCAAACTGGATATACTCAACTGGTCAAGCATATACACAGCCCACTGGCAGATACGAAATTGAGAATGTAGTGATTCCACTCTACTCAGACCGAAACAGCAAGCGCTACCCCGATTATCACCGGCTCGATTTGGCTGTTAACATAAAAAAAAAAAAGAGTTTAAACCGCCGTTGGCAGAGCGAATGGAATTTTGCCATATATAATGTTTACAACAGGCACAATGCTTGGACTATCAATTTTGAAATCGATGAAGAGAATGGTAACAAGCCTTACGCCGAGAAGGTTTACCTATTTCCAATAATTCCATCGATAACATATAATTTTAAGTTTTAAGCCATGAAGAAGTTAAATATCTACATAGGATTTATACTTATAGCAATAATTTCATGCACCGAACGGATGGACATTGAACTTGATGCTTCGGATACGAAACTTGTTGTTTATGGAGGCATTACTACCGATACCATGAGCCACCTAGTTTACCTTTCTCAAACTATACCATTCAATAGCGCTACCGCACCACAACCTGTATCTAATGCTACAGTTTACATTGAAGAGGGTGAAAACAGATATGATTTAACCGAAGACACCAACAATCCAGGACACTACTACACCGCAAGCAACGTATATGGAAAATCGGGAGCAACCTATAAACTTAGAATAGAAAATGTAAACATAGGTGGGTTAACAGAGTTTGATGCTATAGCTCAGATGCCAGTTCTTAATGAAGGCTATCAAACAAACTATCTCGACTCAATTAATGTAACCTACAACACTAACTGGGAAGGATGGGTGATTAATGGTTTTGCCAGGGAACCTGAAAATTTAAGAAATTACTATATGTTTCGGGTTAAGATAAACGATACGAATTACAGCGATAGCCTTGATAACTTGGTCCTTATTGACGACAAGTTTTTTAATGGAAACAACACGGTAGGGGCTGCTTTCTACTTTATTGCTGATAAAGATACCTTAAAACCAGGCGACAAGGTAACACTGGAGTTATGTGCTATTTCTGAAGATTACTTCTACTACCTAAGTGAAGCACAAACAGCCTCGCAACCACAATTCCCACTTTTTAGTCCCCCACCCGCAAATCCAAGAACAAACCTAACTGGGGGAGCATTAGGTTACTTTAGCGCATACGCAATTATTAGGGCATCGTATGTGATGAGAGACGAAGATTTTGAGGGGGT containing:
- a CDS encoding GLPGLI family protein, translated to MRKIMFTVVLFVVSNAIAQKYTYVDRAKYKFTYQYSFNEERNNPNSKVIQDMVLFVGDKSSMFCNEDRMFIDSLLKLYENQPTQVAFGKIFPQLMGSKNSNSLTKYYVFKNLPEFGLTTYCQEDMNASYYKIVEDINLSWNICSDADSVINGYKCKKATTHYAGRDYIAWFTLDIPISDGPYKFSGLPGLIVSIHDTKNEHSFSLIAATNSKKDIYFKQVNYIETDLKGFIKSFEASKSSFINLLESATYSDESVKYRAIMRVQQCNNFVELF
- a CDS encoding YhcH/YjgK/YiaL family protein yields the protein MIVAPLTDFGTYLKLHPLFERVEQALITLDFSNPGEKIYIENDKLIAIPSFNKGRNTGEALLESHDRYIDIQICLQGEETFGWADRQTCSSIVKPYNQEKDITFYNDEPSTYFTLKPNQFAIFFPNDCHAPLIGSGLIKKVVFKVKVESNLHNF
- a CDS encoding caspase family protein, with translation MKRIVLKLVPLTLLLAVSACATLLNTTKQKVELTSNPIGAEVYINGESTNKTTPCSVWVKRKVKRGPINAKNQYIYEFKKDGYVPYTYTDKADISSKIYLNLFFNIAAIPAFGIDFISGGAYYYDNEVVAPLQKETGGYVVIRDTVVKKVYVNADDANRYEFKRLSDVDIDIPDNGIEHPYRFALIIGNEDYSSKQIELNSEINVDYARNDASAFKDYAINVLGIPETNITFLLDATVGQMNQAIAKTNLIIKNAKGKAEVFVYYAGHGLPDEATREPYLIPVDISGKNAKEGIKLETLYAKLTEHPSKRVVVFLDACFSGGARNKGLVAARGVKVRPTETVLQGNIATLAAATGEQTALPYKDKYHGFFTYYLLKKLKETKGNITFRELANYLNEVVPLQSVLLNDKEQTPTLRMGVNQTEDIENWILVKSN
- a CDS encoding TonB-dependent receptor codes for the protein MKHRCYSLFILLFFSNLLFAQEKYSIFGYIKDASTGEVLIGATVIAKDLNVGTATNSYGYYNLSLPKGEHTIAFGYLGYETIERTVTLNKNSRIDIELKPESQEIKEVVVTREKGNTNVRRAEMSLVKLEMKNIRQMPALMGEVDVIKAIQLLPGVQSTSEGGSGFSVRGGSADQNLILLDEATVYNASHLMGFFSVFNNDAIKDVKLYKGDIPASFGGRLSSVLDIRMKEGNSKEFKATGGIGSISSRLTLEGPIINEKSSFIISGRRTYVDVFFPLFKNEDLDKSSLYFYDLNAKVNATINPNNRIFLSGYFGRDMFGQDINGFGFGNRTFSARWNHIFKHNLFMNFTLISSNYNYFLESNTNDANALRWESNMDETCAKLDFNYAIGPKYQLKFGVASSHLTFMPGLIKGTSSNSFIQRWEIPKQYALEHGAYLSNEFDLGKISFKAGVRLSAFQNLGKGEGLILSPDYKVIGRIQYPKNEVYNTYINPEPRLGLVYRLTDSSSIKASYSYTTQYVQLASNSQGGNPLDVWFPASPNIKPQKANQWALGYFRNFLNNKIETSVEAYYKRVKNFVDFKDFANLLLNDELEADIRQGEAYSYGLELFARIGLGKWDGWISYTYGRTFRKTPGVNMGRTYSATFDKPHSATIVFNYQLNKRITISANWIYSTGQAYTQPTGRYEIENVVIPLYSDRNSKRYPDYHRLDLAVNIKKKKSLNRRWQSEWNFAIYNVYNRHNAWTINFEIDEENGNKPYAEKVYLFPIIPSITYNFKF
- a CDS encoding DUF4249 domain-containing protein, which produces MKKLNIYIGFILIAIISCTERMDIELDASDTKLVVYGGITTDTMSHLVYLSQTIPFNSATAPQPVSNATVYIEEGENRYDLTEDTNNPGHYYTASNVYGKSGATYKLRIENVNIGGLTEFDAIAQMPVLNEGYQTNYLDSINVTYNTNWEGWVINGFAREPENLRNYYMFRVKINDTNYSDSLDNLVLIDDKFFNGNNTVGAAFYFIADKDTLKPGDKVTLELCAISEDYFYYLSEAQTASQPQFPLFSPPPANPRTNLTGGALGYFSAYAIIRASYVMRDEDFEGVKG